The genome window AATTTAGATGCGCCTTCGTCTACAGCCAAGGCGGGATTCGGACGGGTATCAGTGACGCCGCCAAGGGACGTGAAGCCACGGTTGTAAAGATCGCAAAATGGGATATCAAGATGGCGGATAAACTTGATCAATGGTTGTTAGCGTCACTCGTCTGGTGTGCAGGTGACGACGTGCTGAACTTACTGCCCAGATTTCAACATAATGCCAGTCGATCACAGGATGAATGCGCATAAACTGCGGCCAGCCCGCATCAGTGGGGTTGAAGTGCGAGAGAAACTCCCCATGGGGGTCGGTCCGTCTTGTCCCGAGAAATATGGCTCTGATCGCGGGACGGTCCAGTAGATATGCTTCGAGCGCGGGCCGCATTGGTAGCGCATACCGTTTCAGGTCGAGATTGTACTCCTGCGCCGTTCTCTCCACAAACTCCTCGACCTCGGTAAACGGATGACGAGAAACAATGTATATTGACTGGAGGGACTTGTTTGTGTGGAAGCTGTGAGCCGATTCAACGGGTTCCGACGTCGGCGGTTGTGATGGCGGAGTCGGAATCTCGGACGGGGCTGCGACAACACTCCCAGAGGAAGTCGGCGGGCTGGTGCAAGTTGGCAAGCAAGCCAAGATTAAAATCAGAAGCACCAGGCAGTCCTTGCCGCCGTTgtacgagagagagaggtgatcGAGCCTACACGGTTGCATCCAAAGACAGGTCAGCGTCATGTCGCAAATGCAGCACATCACAAACGGCACGGCCCCCGCTTCACTCCGGGCAAGAAATGACGCAGCACCTACCCATATTGGCGCAGCGCCTCCTCGATCACGCCAATGGACACCCGAATCTGGCTCTGCACATTGCGCAAGACAttgtcgttggtgatgtCCTCGGTAAGGAAGGCATCGATCTTGCCCCGCAGCTCGTAGCAGATATCTGGCAGGGCGCGCTGCGGCGGTTGCGCGACGGGCGCGGGTTCACCTTGCTTCGCAACTCCGTTGGTTCTCGGGATGGCCTGGGAAGCGACGGCGTTGTCGTGTAtcatggcggtggtgttgttgctggcgaATGAGCAAGACATGGCTGGTAAAGTGAAAGTTGGCCCCTGCCAACCTCTGTCAGATGCCAGACCCAACTTCGATGGCCGCCCACCCCCAGCCCAGACATCATGGCAATCTAGAGTAGGTTGGTGGACAGGGGTAAGCGCGGGGCGACAGACCGAAGTTGGCCCGACCGCCCGTTCTCCGTCAGCCGCCCTAACCGTAATTACACGCGCTGTTACGGATCGCTCATTTGGCTGCCGATGCACTAACAGAGGCTGCCGCGGCATCGCAGCAAAGTCAGGGGCCACTAACAAAAACATATCCACCCACTCGGACTGGTCAAGCTCCAGCGAAGAGTTCCACATGAGATGGCTCCAAAACGTCGAGCTGGACACGCATTCATGCCACCATGACCATGACGGCAAAGGACAAACGCATTGCCAGCAGACTCGAGTGCCTTCCCTCGGAACTCATCGAGCCTATCCTGGCCAACCTGACATTCCGAGATATCATTGCACTGTCGATATGTGCCGAAGACAACTGCCAACTAGCCAACGCTCCTGTCATCAGCCCAGCATGGAAGGACATCTGGCCTGTGTATGTGGCTCGGAGATCCGAGTTTCAGACAATCATGTCTCTAATAGTACCCTTGGGCGGCGGGAGCTGGTTAGCTTGATTTCCATTTCTCTCTGCTGTTATTTTTCCACTGTTGCTGATGGAAAATAGGCATGATCCTACAGATGGCGAGCTAGATCTGACTCCGGATATGTTTCGTCGAAGAATGGTACGTGGAAAAGAACTCTATTGTCATTCTTTGCCAGGAACTTTCACTGGAAGAAATAGCGGCGATAGTACCTTGGCTTACCAGTGAACCATTCCCGGATGCCGATGAACTGCGCCGCGAGCTCTACACAGAGATGAAAATGCTGAGATGCGCCTGTAGAGTGGACCCTGGGTCATATTCAACACCACTCGCAACCAAAGGCCAGCAACGTGTTTTTACACGGCCCGGGTGCCGTCATAAGCATACCAACCGACCGATACCGGGAAGATCGCTCCCACAAATAAGGCCTTCATGGATGGATATTCGGCTGATCACACACGGCTCAACGCAGTTAAGGTCCAGCAACTCGTGGCATTGGCCGCTCAATACTCTCGCCACTACACCCGACTCAGGATGTCATTGGCACCGCAATCTCCACGCCAGAATATTAGCCACATTCCACAGCAGCTGCGAGTGGTTGCCGAGTTCATACCTAGGATTCTAGATCTTGATCGTCGCCGTGAGCCAAAAACATCCAAACATGGCCACTGTCGGTTTCGTTACTCGCATGCTTGTCTCATACCTTATGATTGGCGTCTCCGCCTCTGGACCAGGGTTGTAGAAGCCTACCCTTCCTTGCTGGACATCACAGAGAAACCAAGCCCCATCGTTCTTACAATCCAACCTCCGCCCGTCCGCATCTCTCAGTGTCTTCAGATTGCTTTGCAAGGGCTCGACAGGTGCTACGAAAAGCCTACAGTGATGAGCAGTAGACCGTTCACGATGGGAGTCCCAGTCTCACGAACCGAACTAAAAGATGGTGCGTTTGTTCATTTCGCAAGGTCTTGTGGCCTCTCCGAAGAAGATAAGCTGACCGTTTCACAGATGTTCCAGTATTTTCGGTGCACGAAAAGCTGCTTGATTTACATCTTTGTGGGAATGCCCGCTCCATGATCGATAGCCGGGAAATTGAGTGGCTGGATGCGTTCCTCCAAGCAGTTGAGTGGATGAAAGATACGTTCCCGGAGCTTGTTGTGGAGATCATGCGGGACGAGGCTGAGGCATGATGGGCCGTGGCAAAAAAGGAACTGGTTGATGATATTTGGAGTGATCGTCCCGTTTTGCCATGTCGAATCATCTGTTCCCGTGTAGCTAAGTTGTGATGCGGGCTTCAATGGACTGTCACTACGCCTTCTTTGCTGTGCGTGTGTATCTTTGCTTGGCCTTGAGCCATGACTTGCACGTGATGAACAGGTAAGGTATCTAGCCCTGATATGGTCTATCAAAAATTACAGGGCTTCATAAAGCAAGAGAGGACTATTTTTGGCGCCATTTATATGTTTAACTACAGTTCAAGAGGTGAGTCATCTTCAAGGGCCAGTCACTAAGTTGCATAACCTGTTGACGATCGTCGAAAACTCGTTGCCTGTGTTTCAAGGCCTATTCAAGAGGTCCAAGTAGAAAGGCATATATTGGATAGCTGTTTGGAGTTCGGTGGAGAGCACCAAGAAGACTAAAATAATAGCCTACATAGGTACCTGTGTACATTGAATGGCCCTTTTCACTTTGTACCGCGGAGGGTATTGTTTCAGGGGATTATCCAAACAAAGTTTAATTATACAGCAGGGCATGCAAGCTTCACTTTCCAAATACATCCTTCACCTTTGTGTGTCAACATCGACCTCCACTGCGCCATAATGTTTCAGAAATCACTTCCAGACAGGCGTCCCTTCCACTCCCCGATTGCAACTGGCCACAACACCTTCCCGGCGCCATCCTCCACGCCGTCCATTTCGGGTGCAGCAGACATGTACCCTGGATCTGTATTCACCACCAGGCTTTGTCTTCCACATGATAGAAGCTTCTGGTTGGGCGATCATGTTGATGGCAGCTTTCGTCATGTTGGTATGAACGTATGCCCCATTCTTAGCTGCATGTTTGGTTTCATTTTCAAAGACTCCCTCCAGGGATGAAACAGTGATAGTGTATCCAAGCGGTCTGAGGTCCTTGCCTCCTTGCGTACTCTTGTCAATGCCAGCTCGCATTGGCTGACCTAGCCTTTCCCGTTTGCTTTGACCTAGCGCTGGACCACATTTAGTGTCTCCGTGAGCTTCATTGGAGGGTCGCGGGGATAAATCAAGATGCATGGTAGATCCCATGACAGGAAATAACTCCCTGTAGAGGATAAGAGGCACAAAAGCGTTGGCCTAGTGCAACGACACCACgtctttatatagtatttcGGAGAGAGTCTGGACAGAGGACGATTCAAAGTAAGGATATCCCAACTCTATACGATGATCAGCTTTAACACCATCAAAGAGCACCACGTTGTATTGCTGAGAAGAGGCCTCATACAGGCCGGAATCAGGGTCGACAATCATAAGACGATATAGCCACTACTCGAAATCTGGTGCTTAAGAGTATCACAACGGTGCATGATTGTGGTATCTTGTGGTAGTTAGCCTAGATTGACACGAGCACGGGTGCCAAGGGCGGTTTTTCCGCTCAGTTGGAGCGACCCGGGAAGTGAGTGAGCTGAGTCGGCATAGCTGAAGACACCGCATGGTCGACACATTAATTTGTATACCAACTCGGAGGTGAGGGTCGTGGAGTAAGTATTTGCATACATAACAGAGACGAGAGCGGCTTGGGAGTCAGCAGCTGATATGCCACTGGACCT of Podospora pseudopauciseta strain CBS 411.78 chromosome 7 map unlocalized CBS411.78m_7, whole genome shotgun sequence contains these proteins:
- the FAD1 gene encoding 3'-phosphoadenosine 5'-phosphosulfate sulfotransferase (COG:E; COG:H; EggNog:ENOG503NYKZ), with protein sequence MWNSSLELDQSEWVDMFLLVAPDFAAMPRQPLLVHRQPNERSVTARVITVRAADGERAVGPTSVCRPALTPVHQPTLDCHDVWAGGGRPSKLGLASDRGWQGPTFTLPAMSCSFASNNTTAMIHDNAVASQAIPRTNGVAKQGEPAPVAQPPQRALPDICYELRGKIDAFLTEDITNDNVLRNVQSQIRVSIGVIEEALRQYGLDHLSLSYNGGKDCLVLLILILACLPTCTSPPTSSGSVVAAPSEIPTPPSQPPTSEPVESAHSFHTNKSLQSIYIVSRHPFTEVEEFVERTAQEYNLDLKRYALPMRPALEAYLLDRPAIRAIFLGTRRTDPHGEFLSHFNPTDAGWPQFMRIHPVIDWHYVEIWAFIRHLDIPFCDLYNRGFTSLGGVTDTRPNPALAVDEGASKFRPAYELRDDDEERLGRDS